A section of the Akkermansia muciniphila genome encodes:
- a CDS encoding carbohydrate-binding family 9-like protein: MKLSFIILSLVSGLAFSAPPRELSFYVVSPVEGKAPVIDGSLNEPAWEKAAVFRHYYVYNCAEPIPEKLKTEFRMLYDEKGIYLGIINFEEHPEKLRKIITDFDNSAIWTDDCAEIFFDARANGISYHCFKVNCIGTRADFRRRDAAVYQNDWSGTDWTARTSTGKDRWTIEAFFPWSDLPAKAEMSDIWMFCHVRYAYSGGNFAGATSSVLGGYSSPRNFGYIYFKGANDTVSPEKISALLSRSTEEPWCAMAGNTLILRDKGKSVLTEPGQVKNNEFAEIEKLSAELARACGKSAFKKYREELDAINLECRVLEKEKTTVSGLRRLYVLKERCRALKWKIALEESLN, from the coding sequence ATGAAATTAAGCTTCATTATATTGAGCCTGGTCAGCGGACTGGCATTCTCCGCCCCTCCCCGCGAGCTTTCCTTTTATGTCGTCAGCCCGGTTGAGGGAAAAGCTCCGGTAATCGACGGCAGCCTGAACGAGCCAGCCTGGGAAAAAGCGGCCGTATTCCGTCATTATTATGTTTACAATTGCGCGGAACCTATTCCGGAAAAACTCAAGACGGAATTCCGCATGCTGTATGATGAGAAAGGAATTTACCTGGGCATCATCAACTTCGAGGAGCACCCGGAAAAATTGCGGAAGATCATTACTGACTTTGACAACTCCGCCATCTGGACCGACGACTGCGCCGAAATCTTTTTCGATGCCAGGGCCAATGGAATAAGCTACCATTGTTTCAAGGTCAATTGCATCGGAACGCGCGCCGATTTCCGCCGCCGGGACGCCGCCGTTTATCAGAATGACTGGAGCGGCACCGACTGGACCGCCCGGACCTCCACCGGCAAGGACCGCTGGACGATTGAAGCGTTTTTCCCCTGGAGCGACCTGCCCGCCAAAGCGGAAATGTCCGATATCTGGATGTTCTGCCATGTCCGTTATGCCTACTCCGGCGGAAATTTTGCCGGAGCCACCAGTTCGGTGCTGGGCGGATATTCAAGCCCGCGCAACTTCGGCTATATTTACTTCAAGGGAGCAAATGACACTGTTTCGCCGGAAAAGATATCCGCCCTGCTGTCGCGTTCCACGGAAGAGCCATGGTGCGCCATGGCTGGCAACACCCTGATCCTGCGAGATAAAGGTAAAAGTGTCCTTACGGAACCCGGCCAGGTGAAGAACAATGAATTCGCGGAAATTGAAAAGCTATCAGCCGAACTGGCACGGGCCTGCGGGAAATCCGCTTTTAAAAAGTACCGGGAAGAACTGGATGCGATCAACCTTGAATGCCGTGTTCTGGAGAAAGAAAAAACCACGGTCAGCGGATTAAGACGTCTTTACGTCCTGAAAGAGCGCTGCCGGGCGCTCAAATGGAAAATTGCCCTGGAAGAAAGCCTGAATTAA